Proteins co-encoded in one Sulfurospirillum arsenophilum NBRC 109478 genomic window:
- a CDS encoding flagellar biosynthesis anti-sigma factor FlgM: MISKIQSSNVAYLQQSTPKDDSSKGVSKTEKSEGVDKVSALKEQIANGTYKVDLAKTAQAVAEELI; this comes from the coding sequence ATGATTTCAAAAATTCAATCGTCCAACGTGGCGTATTTACAACAGAGTACTCCTAAAGATGATTCATCTAAAGGTGTCTCAAAAACAGAAAAAAGTGAAGGGGTAGACAAAGTCTCCGCACTCAAAGAGCAGATCGCAAATGGAACGTATAAAGTCGATCTAGCAAAAACTGCTCAAGCAGTCGCGGAAGAGTTGATCTAG
- the flgK gene encoding flagellar hook-associated protein FlgK: MSNLFGIFNTGNSGLNAAQVAVATTSQNIANAKNEFYTRQRVNFSASPALSGQGVSVGSGVTVTSIVRIHDEFVFAKLRSASTNLSYDTYSSQSLQEVAKNFPDLADAGISKDLTNYFTQWNNLASNATAGSQKIALTQAATTLSGDIQSTREAIRGIQDSINTQLKSSLDEINSLGERIANVNKQIANIESDKGNYANDLRDKRDELELTLSKMLDITVAKGNITSNNTVDANMTDSGTQYYLNIAGASFVDGSTFHPLVIDNTSNGSNYYSIYSEIQDGTRYNLTEQLSGGKVGAMLDLRGRVISPNVNGGYPQDGTIQNYVDNLDSLAQTIITETNNIYAKSAQTSMQSPNLDIKSNTSLQNAYNNIEDGSFDMIVYDNSGKEVARKTININNTTSMGDDTFSSSILTQMNKSTDDNKDNNSLNDVDDYYKATFMDNGTFSLSPTSLNNGYTIALQDNGTNFPGAIGVSQFFTGTDGSNIDVKTEYKKNPLLMQAYAAPVVGNHDVANAMVQLQYNSLNFYAKDGSSSKETVAGYYSSLTTTVATDASAASTSYDTNEALHNTINTQFLSISGVNKDEELANLMQYQSSYSAAAKIITTIDEMLQTLLGIKQ, from the coding sequence ATGAGTAACTTATTTGGGATTTTCAATACAGGTAATTCAGGACTAAATGCTGCTCAAGTAGCCGTTGCAACTACCAGTCAAAATATTGCTAATGCCAAAAATGAGTTTTATACACGCCAAAGGGTAAATTTTTCTGCAAGCCCTGCGCTAAGTGGACAAGGTGTCAGTGTAGGTTCTGGTGTCACGGTGACATCTATTGTTCGTATCCATGATGAATTTGTTTTTGCAAAATTAAGAAGTGCTTCTACAAATCTCTCATACGATACCTATTCTTCTCAGTCACTTCAAGAAGTTGCAAAAAATTTCCCAGACCTAGCCGATGCTGGTATCTCCAAAGATTTAACCAATTATTTTACACAGTGGAATAATCTTGCTTCCAATGCAACCGCTGGTTCTCAAAAGATTGCTTTAACTCAAGCTGCAACGACATTAAGTGGAGACATCCAATCAACAAGAGAAGCCATTAGGGGGATTCAAGACTCTATCAATACACAGCTAAAATCATCTCTTGATGAAATCAATAGTCTTGGTGAGCGAATCGCAAATGTTAATAAACAAATTGCTAATATTGAATCTGACAAAGGAAATTATGCGAATGACCTTCGTGATAAACGGGATGAACTAGAACTTACATTATCTAAAATGCTTGATATTACAGTTGCTAAGGGTAATATTACCAGTAACAATACCGTTGATGCAAATATGACAGACTCTGGTACACAATACTATCTTAATATTGCAGGTGCTTCTTTTGTTGATGGCTCAACGTTTCATCCTTTGGTTATTGATAATACGTCTAATGGCAGTAATTACTATTCTATTTATTCTGAAATACAAGATGGCACACGCTATAACCTTACAGAGCAGTTATCTGGAGGGAAAGTTGGCGCAATGCTAGATCTTCGTGGTCGTGTTATTTCTCCAAATGTGAATGGTGGTTATCCTCAAGATGGAACGATTCAAAATTATGTTGATAACCTTGATAGTCTTGCTCAAACCATTATTACAGAGACCAATAACATTTACGCAAAAAGTGCTCAAACCAGTATGCAATCACCTAATTTGGATATTAAAAGTAATACTTCGTTACAAAATGCCTATAATAACATTGAAGATGGTTCGTTCGATATGATTGTTTATGATAATTCTGGCAAAGAAGTAGCACGTAAAACTATTAATATAAATAATACAACAAGCATGGGTGATGATACTTTTTCTTCTAGCATATTGACTCAAATGAATAAAAGTACCGATGATAATAAGGATAATAACTCGCTTAACGACGTGGATGACTATTATAAAGCGACATTTATGGATAATGGAACATTCTCTCTTTCGCCTACTTCACTTAATAATGGTTATACAATAGCACTTCAAGACAATGGAACTAACTTCCCTGGTGCAATTGGTGTCAGTCAATTTTTCACAGGAACGGATGGCTCCAATATTGATGTCAAAACCGAATATAAGAAAAATCCGCTGTTAATGCAAGCATATGCTGCACCTGTTGTTGGTAATCATGATGTTGCCAACGCTATGGTACAGCTACAATATAATTCATTGAATTTTTATGCAAAGGATGGTAGTTCATCTAAAGAGACAGTAGCTGGGTATTACAGTTCCTTAACAACAACCGTGGCAACAGATGCTTCAGCTGCATCAACAAGTTATGATACCAATGAAGCATTGCATAATACAATCAATACGCAATTCCTATCCATAAGTGGTGTTAACAAAGATGAAGAGTTAGCCAATTTGATGCAATATCAAAGTTCTTACAGTGCGGCTGCAAAGATCATTACAACAATAGATGAAATGCTACAAACTCTCTTAGGCATTAAACAATAG
- a CDS encoding ABC transporter permease — translation MLLVLIFLFCFLFPYFYAGSAYDLNPTAILLPLSYEHFLGTDRLGRDLLARLMVGGQVSLMIGILSALISSFVGLMIGISAGFFQKSVDKLIIVVIDLFLTFPTFFLLLALISYMSASVWVLIFIISITGWMGMARMIRSESFAISNAPFIKILKLSNVNTFKIIFKYFAPLLAPIFFISFTFGVSGAILAESGLSFLGIGITPPQMSWGVIISEGKEVIDIAWWLSFFPGFLIFLVTFSLINLSDYLQSKSNEKDVLNDV, via the coding sequence ATGCTTTTGGTGCTCATCTTCTTATTTTGCTTTCTCTTCCCTTATTTTTATGCAGGGTCAGCGTATGATCTCAATCCCACCGCTATTTTGTTGCCTCTAAGTTATGAACATTTTTTAGGAACCGATAGGCTAGGGCGTGATCTTTTAGCTCGTTTGATGGTAGGTGGTCAAGTTTCACTGATGATTGGTATTTTAAGTGCCTTGATTTCGAGTTTTGTAGGGCTTATGATTGGTATTAGTGCGGGATTTTTTCAAAAGAGTGTTGATAAGCTCATTATCGTTGTGATTGATCTTTTTTTAACCTTTCCGACGTTTTTTCTTCTTTTGGCATTGATTAGTTATATGAGTGCTTCGGTGTGGGTTCTTATTTTTATCATCTCTATTACAGGTTGGATGGGTATGGCGAGAATGATACGAAGTGAGAGCTTCGCGATTTCGAATGCTCCTTTTATTAAAATTCTTAAACTCTCCAACGTCAATACATTCAAAATTATTTTTAAATACTTTGCTCCCCTGCTTGCTCCTATCTTTTTCATTAGCTTTACCTTTGGTGTGAGTGGAGCGATTTTAGCAGAGAGTGGGCTTAGCTTTTTAGGTATTGGTATTACGCCTCCACAGATGAGTTGGGGTGTGATTATCAGTGAAGGTAAAGAAGTGATCGATATTGCATGGTGGCTGAGTTTTTTCCCAGGTTTTCTCATCTTTCTTGTCACCTTTTCTTTGATTAATCTCTCTGATTATCTGCAAAGTAAGAGTAACGAAAAAGATGTCTTAAATGACGTTTGA
- a CDS encoding TIGR02757 family protein, protein MTFDQVAKLLNEEANKRNHVEEISLNRPDPLMVASRYKDEFSALICALFAYGNVPAIIQFLESLDFSLLDTDDQTIETTLAHHYYRFQNAKDIQALFTTLRRVKHDIGSFESIFLPAYQKKSDVMDGLRAVIGLLYDINAYRSRGYQFLLGTIPPITPVSPYKRWHMYLRWMVRKDHLDLGLWHGVDTKDLLVPLDTHTFALGKKLGLIQRKSYDFKAVLELSHALQKIDPSDPVKYDFALYRLGQEKILL, encoded by the coding sequence ATGACGTTTGATCAGGTTGCGAAACTTTTAAACGAAGAGGCCAATAAGCGTAATCATGTAGAAGAGATCAGTTTAAATCGTCCAGACCCTCTCATGGTCGCATCACGTTATAAAGATGAATTTAGCGCATTGATTTGTGCGCTATTTGCTTATGGTAACGTTCCTGCAATCATTCAATTTTTAGAGAGTTTAGATTTTTCACTACTGGATACTGATGATCAAACCATTGAGACAACATTAGCACATCACTATTACCGTTTTCAAAATGCTAAAGATATTCAAGCACTTTTTACAACGCTAAGACGTGTTAAACACGACATTGGATCATTCGAGTCAATTTTTCTCCCTGCATATCAAAAAAAATCAGATGTGATGGACGGTTTACGTGCCGTTATTGGTTTACTCTATGATATTAATGCGTATCGTTCACGTGGCTATCAGTTTTTATTGGGTACAATACCTCCCATAACCCCAGTATCTCCTTATAAACGATGGCATATGTATCTTAGATGGATGGTTCGTAAAGATCATCTTGACCTTGGTCTTTGGCATGGTGTTGATACCAAAGATCTGCTCGTTCCTCTTGATACCCATACCTTTGCGTTGGGAAAAAAACTGGGCTTGATTCAGCGAAAGTCGTATGATTTTAAAGCTGTGTTAGAGTTGAGTCACGCACTCCAAAAGATTGATCCGAGTGATCCTGTCAAATATGATTTTGCACTCTATCGCTTAGGACAAGAGAAAATTCTTCTTTAA
- a CDS encoding SulP family inorganic anion transporter has translation MREGYSLAKLSSDIVAGSTVAIIALPLAMAFAIASGVSPEKGLFTAVVAGLIISLFGGSRYQIGGPTGAFVVVLYAVILKHGYDGLVIATFLAGIMLFFMGVFKLGNIIKYIPYPVTVGFTTGIALIIFSSQIKDFFGLPIAKMPAEFVDQWKLYSTEFLHVNYYALAIGVISIALLLKLRHRFPHIPTPIIVIILSALAVYLFKLPVETIGSKFGALPSTLPYPSIPAFSLEKVRAVFPDAITIALLGAIESLLSCVVADGMTGDRHHSNKELMAQGTANIFSVLFGGIAATGAIARTATNIKAGAYSPIAGVIHSLMLLIFMFLFSKFIVLIPLATLAAILIVVAWNMSEFHHFKAIALKSERNDTVVLLMTFFLTVLIDLNTGVQTGIMLAGLLFIKRMIDVTGIVDTKNTIGMPLDEDDEPIEMDDVNAISKKIVPKDVEVYEIDGPFFFGVADRLKNVLGEVSNPPKVFILRMRHVPMIDATGLHALEEFFDLCQSNGTILVLSGVNEHIKLKMRRLGFEKKIGLENITDNIDMALSRAHRLLIKE, from the coding sequence TTGAGGGAAGGGTATAGCCTCGCAAAATTATCGTCTGATATAGTAGCTGGCTCTACGGTTGCAATTATTGCTTTGCCTTTAGCCATGGCATTTGCCATAGCCAGTGGTGTTAGTCCTGAAAAAGGACTGTTTACAGCGGTTGTCGCTGGGTTGATTATCTCTCTCTTTGGAGGGAGTAGGTACCAGATTGGAGGTCCTACGGGGGCTTTTGTTGTGGTACTCTATGCGGTTATTTTAAAACATGGATACGATGGCTTAGTGATTGCCACGTTTTTAGCCGGCATCATGCTTTTTTTTATGGGTGTTTTTAAGCTTGGAAATATCATCAAGTATATTCCCTATCCCGTTACAGTTGGGTTTACCACAGGTATAGCACTCATTATCTTTTCTTCACAGATCAAAGATTTTTTTGGGCTTCCTATTGCAAAAATGCCAGCTGAATTTGTAGATCAGTGGAAGCTTTATTCTACTGAGTTTTTACATGTAAACTATTATGCATTGGCTATTGGCGTTATTAGTATTGCGCTTTTGCTTAAATTGCGCCATCGTTTTCCTCATATTCCTACACCTATTATTGTCATTATTCTTTCAGCACTTGCCGTCTATCTTTTTAAACTCCCCGTTGAAACGATTGGTTCTAAATTTGGAGCATTGCCTTCTACCTTGCCATACCCATCCATTCCTGCGTTTTCATTGGAAAAAGTGCGTGCTGTTTTCCCAGATGCTATCACGATTGCGCTGTTAGGAGCCATTGAATCTCTACTTTCGTGTGTTGTGGCAGATGGTATGACAGGAGATCGTCACCACTCTAATAAAGAGCTTATGGCACAGGGTACGGCTAATATTTTTTCTGTCCTTTTTGGTGGTATTGCAGCAACGGGAGCCATTGCAAGGACAGCGACTAACATCAAAGCTGGTGCATATAGCCCTATTGCTGGCGTTATTCATTCTTTAATGTTACTTATTTTTATGTTCTTGTTTTCTAAATTCATTGTGCTGATTCCTTTAGCAACATTGGCTGCTATCTTAATCGTGGTGGCTTGGAATATGAGTGAATTTCACCACTTTAAAGCGATTGCTCTTAAGTCTGAGCGTAACGATACTGTTGTACTTTTAATGACGTTTTTCTTAACCGTCTTAATCGATCTTAACACGGGTGTTCAAACAGGCATTATGTTAGCAGGTCTGCTATTTATTAAGCGCATGATTGATGTTACGGGTATTGTCGATACGAAAAATACGATTGGCATGCCTTTAGATGAAGACGATGAGCCTATTGAAATGGATGATGTGAATGCCATTTCTAAGAAAATTGTCCCTAAAGATGTGGAAGTGTATGAGATCGATGGACCTTTCTTCTTTGGTGTTGCCGATCGTCTTAAAAATGTACTAGGAGAAGTGAGCAATCCTCCAAAAGTCTTTATATTACGTATGCGTCACGTTCCTATGATTGATGCAACGGGACTTCATGCCTTAGAGGAGTTTTTTGATCTTTGCCAAAGCAACGGAACGATTCTTGTACTTTCAGGGGTCAATGAGCACATTAAGCTTAAAATGCGACGTCTTGGCTTTGAGAAAAAAATAGGGTTAGAAAACATTACTGACAATATTGATATGGCACTTTCACGTGCACATAGACTATTAATCAAGGAGTAA
- a CDS encoding tautomerase family protein, giving the protein MPYVNIKITKEGATKEQKEKLIAGVTNLLVSVLGKNPATTVVTIDEVDMDNWGIGGQQVSELRKKPKP; this is encoded by the coding sequence ATGCCTTATGTTAACATCAAAATCACCAAAGAGGGTGCAACAAAAGAGCAAAAAGAGAAGCTTATTGCAGGGGTAACAAACCTCTTAGTGAGTGTTTTGGGTAAGAACCCAGCCACAACGGTTGTCACGATTGACGAAGTTGATATGGATAATTGGGGTATAGGTGGGCAACAGGTCAGCGAACTTCGCAAAAAACCGAAGCCTTAA
- a CDS encoding F0F1 ATP synthase subunit A: protein MGEMFTFLGLINHTHDFIFVSHIVLVGVISFVLAKLATSKMQLVPSGVQNVMEAYLESVISMGKDVIGEELARKYLPLVATLGLMVFIANVIGIIPGFEAPSSNLNMTLALALMVFVYYNFEGIRVNGVVHYFAHFMGPLKVLAPLMFPIEIVSHLSRIVSLSFRLFGNIKGDDLFLAVVLMLAPWVAPLPAYALLTFSAFLQTFIFMILTYVYLAGAVLISEEH from the coding sequence ATGGGCGAAATGTTTACATTTTTAGGTCTTATTAATCACACTCATGACTTCATCTTTGTATCCCATATTGTTTTAGTCGGTGTTATCAGTTTTGTCTTGGCAAAACTTGCAACGTCTAAAATGCAACTGGTACCAAGTGGTGTTCAAAATGTCATGGAAGCGTATCTTGAGAGTGTCATCTCTATGGGTAAAGATGTCATTGGAGAAGAATTGGCGCGTAAATACCTACCACTTGTAGCAACACTTGGTTTGATGGTATTTATTGCAAACGTTATTGGTATTATCCCTGGTTTTGAAGCTCCTTCAAGCAACCTAAACATGACATTGGCACTAGCGCTTATGGTCTTTGTTTACTATAACTTTGAGGGTATCCGTGTAAACGGTGTTGTTCATTATTTTGCACACTTTATGGGACCATTGAAAGTTTTGGCTCCATTAATGTTCCCAATCGAGATCGTTTCACATCTTTCTCGTATTGTCTCTTTGTCTTTCCGACTTTTCGGTAACATCAAAGGTGATGATCTTTTCTTAGCAGTTGTCTTGATGCTTGCTCCTTGGGTAGCACCACTTCCTGCGTATGCACTTTTAACATTCTCTGCATTCTTGCAGACATTTATTTTTATGATCTTAACATACGTTTATCTTGCAGGTGCTGTTTTAATTAGCGAAGAGCACTAA
- a CDS encoding thiamine phosphate synthase, with amino-acid sequence MIKQYLITDPSFYTSNPTEVVQKLLHVKAKYQPDYICLRDKQTTDYISLATMVAKASLQDERTKLYLHTDFKLAYELGCDGVHLPSNALHVTPNAKALGLEVIVSTHTFEEVEEAQKRGADAITFSPIFATPNKGEPLGLEKLKEINDRIRVKCFALGGIINIEQVKACEEVGVYGFASIRFFID; translated from the coding sequence ATGATCAAACAGTATCTCATCACTGATCCCTCATTTTATACTTCCAACCCAACCGAAGTCGTTCAAAAACTTTTACATGTAAAGGCAAAGTATCAGCCTGATTACATCTGTTTGCGCGATAAACAGACAACAGATTATATTTCTTTAGCCACTATGGTTGCAAAGGCTTCTTTGCAAGATGAACGAACAAAACTCTACTTACATACAGATTTTAAACTCGCATATGAATTAGGCTGTGATGGTGTGCATCTGCCATCCAATGCTTTACATGTAACCCCAAATGCCAAAGCCTTAGGTTTAGAAGTGATTGTAAGTACGCACACTTTTGAGGAAGTAGAAGAAGCTCAAAAAAGAGGAGCAGATGCGATCACATTTAGTCCTATTTTTGCAACGCCAAACAAGGGAGAACCGCTTGGTTTAGAGAAGTTAAAAGAAATAAATGATAGAATCCGCGTTAAATGTTTCGCGCTTGGTGGCATCATCAACATAGAGCAAGTGAAAGCTTGTGAAGAGGTTGGCGTGTACGGTTTTGCCTCAATTCGCTTTTTTATAGATTAA
- the gatB gene encoding Asp-tRNA(Asn)/Glu-tRNA(Gln) amidotransferase subunit GatB, translating to MQFEVVIGLEVHAQLNTKTKIFCSCPTSFGDEPNTNVCEVCLGLPGALPVLNKEAVKKAIALGTAINATINQKSIFNRKNYFYPDLPKGYQISQFEIPIVEAGEIYIDFEDGTTKRIGVTRAHLEEDAGKNIHHGNVSHVDLNRAGTPLLEIVSEPDMRSSEEAILYLKKLHAILRYLDISDANMQEGSFRCDANVSIRPKGDTKLYTRAEIKNLNSFKFIQKAIDYEVERQSNAWEDGVYEREVVQETRLYDTEKNETRSMRGKEDSAEYRYFPDPDLLPVLIPEEMLAECIQIPELPDQKRDRFLKEYGIKEYDANVITSSVEMARFYETMITEGAGAKNSVTWLTVELQARLSHGMTLVTSPVDAVKLAAIVKRIEDGTISGKAAKEVLDYLMENSASVDDAIEKLGLKQVSDDGAILAIIDAIISANADKVAEYRSGKDKLFGFFVGQTMKESKGAANPAKVNELLKSRLDV from the coding sequence ATGCAATTTGAAGTTGTCATTGGACTAGAGGTTCATGCTCAGTTAAACACAAAAACCAAGATTTTTTGCAGTTGTCCAACCAGTTTTGGAGACGAGCCTAATACCAATGTGTGTGAAGTCTGTTTAGGACTTCCTGGAGCTTTACCTGTTTTAAACAAAGAAGCTGTAAAAAAAGCCATTGCCTTAGGTACGGCTATTAATGCAACCATTAATCAAAAATCTATTTTTAACCGTAAAAACTACTTCTACCCAGACCTTCCAAAGGGTTATCAGATCAGCCAATTTGAGATACCTATCGTTGAAGCGGGTGAAATTTACATTGACTTTGAAGATGGTACAACGAAGCGTATTGGCGTTACAAGAGCGCACCTTGAAGAAGATGCAGGTAAAAACATTCACCATGGCAATGTCTCTCATGTGGACTTAAACCGTGCTGGAACACCGCTTCTTGAGATCGTAAGCGAGCCAGATATGAGAAGCAGCGAAGAGGCAATTTTGTACCTTAAAAAGCTCCATGCCATTTTACGTTACCTCGACATCAGCGATGCGAATATGCAAGAGGGGAGCTTCCGTTGTGATGCCAACGTTTCCATTCGTCCTAAGGGCGATACGAAGCTTTATACCAGAGCTGAGATTAAGAACCTAAACTCATTTAAATTTATTCAAAAAGCGATTGACTACGAAGTAGAGCGTCAAAGTAATGCATGGGAAGATGGCGTTTATGAAAGAGAAGTGGTTCAAGAAACCAGACTTTACGATACCGAAAAAAATGAAACAAGAAGCATGAGAGGTAAAGAGGATAGTGCGGAATATCGTTATTTCCCAGATCCTGATTTGCTTCCTGTTCTTATTCCTGAAGAAATGCTTGCAGAGTGTATCCAAATTCCAGAACTCCCCGATCAAAAACGTGATCGTTTCTTAAAAGAGTATGGCATTAAAGAGTACGATGCCAATGTGATTACATCCAGCGTTGAAATGGCACGTTTTTACGAGACAATGATAACGGAGGGGGCAGGGGCTAAGAACTCTGTAACATGGCTTACGGTTGAACTTCAAGCACGATTAAGTCATGGTATGACCCTTGTGACTTCGCCTGTGGATGCGGTTAAATTGGCAGCGATTGTCAAACGCATCGAAGATGGAACTATCAGTGGTAAAGCGGCGAAAGAGGTGCTTGATTATTTGATGGAAAACAGTGCAAGTGTTGATGACGCGATTGAAAAATTGGGTCTTAAACAAGTCAGCGATGATGGTGCAATTTTAGCGATCATCGATGCGATCATTAGTGCAAATGCTGATAAAGTAGCAGAATACAGGAGTGGAAAAGATAAACTTTTTGGTTTCTTTGTCGGTCAAACGATGAAAGAGAGCAAAGGGGCCGCCAATCCTGCTAAAGTAAACGAACTTTTAAAATCTAGACTTGATGTATAA